Proteins encoded together in one Papaver somniferum cultivar HN1 unplaced genomic scaffold, ASM357369v1 unplaced-scaffold_119, whole genome shotgun sequence window:
- the LOC113330866 gene encoding transmembrane 9 superfamily member 9-like, translating to MEIYRSSRFHFCVSVILLLSIHHASSFYLPGVAPEDFTKGDLLKVKVNKLTSTKTQLPYSYYSIPYCSPESIVDNAENLGEVLRGDRIENSPYVFKMRVPEMCNIICRKTLDAKSTKEFKEKISDEYRVNMILDNLPLVVPTRRLDQESAIMYQHGYLVGLKGKYSGSKEEKHFIHNHLQFTVKYHKDPATDLSRIVGFEVKPFSVKHEYEGEWNEKTRLTTCDPHAKRTVSSSDSPQEVEENKEIIFTYDVEFQESDIKWASRWDTYLLMADDQIHWFSIVNSLMIVLFLSGMVAMIMLRTLYRDISKYNQLETQEEAQEETGWKLVHGDVFRPPTNSDLLCVYVGTGVQFFGMILVTMMFAVLGFLSPSNRGGLMTAMLLLWVFMGLFAGYAAARLYKMFKGAEWKKLTLKTAFMFPAIVFAIFFVLNGLIWGEKSSGAVPFGTMFALVFLWFGISVPLVFVGSYIGFKKPAIEDPVKTNKIPRQIPEQAWYMNPTFSVLIGGILPFGAVFIELFFILTSIWLNQFYYIFGFLFIVFIILVVTCAEITIVLCYFQLCSEDYLWWWRSYLTSGSSALYLFLYATFYFFTKLEITKPVSGVLYFGYMTIVSYAFFVLTGTIGFYACFWFTRLIYSSVKID from the exons ATGGAGATTTATCGATCTTCCAGGTTTCACTTCTGCGTCTCAGTGATTCTTCTTCTGTCTATTCACCATGCATCTTCTTTTTATTTACCTGGTGTTGCACCTGAGGATTTCACTAAG GGTGATCTGTTGAAGGTGAAAGTGAACAAGTTGACCTCTACGAAAACACAACTTCCCTACTCCTACTATTCTATTCCATATTGTAGCCCAGAATCTATTGTTGACAATGCAGAGAATCTTGGGGAAGTTCTTCGCGGGGATCGTATTGAAAACTCTCCGTATGTG TTTAAAATGAGGGTACCAGAGATGTGTAATATTATCTGTCGCAAAACCCTGGATGCAAAATCTACCAAGGAATTTAAGGAAAAGATAAGCGATGAGTATCGTGTCAATAT GATCTTGGATAATCTTCCATTGGTTGTTCCAACAAGAAGACTAGATCAGGAATCTGCAATAATGTACCAACATGGGTACCTCGTTGGGCTTAAGGGAAAATATTCTGGA AGCAAGGAGGAAAAACATTTTATTCATAACCACTTGCAATTTACTGTCAAGTATCACAAGGATCCAGCAACAGATCTTTCAAGAATCGTTGGGTTTGAGGTGAAACCATTCAG TGTGAAGCATGAATATGAAGGTGAATGGAATGAGAAAACACGTTTGACAACTTGTGACCCTCATGCAAAACGAACAGTTAGTAGTTCAGATTCCCCACAAGAGGTAGAAGAAAATAAGGAGATCATTTTTACGTATGACGTCGAGTTCCAG GAAAGCGATATCAAGTGGGCTTCTCGATGGGATACATATCTTCTTATGGCTGATGACCAAATTCACTGGTTTTCTATTGTCAACTCTCTCATGATTGTTCTATTTCTCTCCGGTATGGTAGCTATGATCATGCTACGAACTCTGTACCGTGACATTTCTAAATACAACCAGCTTGAAACCCAAGAAGAAGCCCAAGAAGAGACCGGGTGGAAACTGGTCCATGGTGATGTCTTTAGGCCGCCAACAAACTCGGACCTGCTTTGCGTCTATGTCGGGACTGGTGTGCAGTTTTTTGGAATGATACTTGTCActatgatgtttgcagtattaggTTTTCTCTCCCCCTCAAACCGTGGTGGGCTAATGACTGCTATGCTTCTACTATGGGTTTTCATGGGTCTGTTCGCTGGTTATGCCGCGGCTCGTCTGTACAAGATGTTTAAGGGAGCTGAATGGAAGAAACTCACACTCAAAACTGCTTTCATGTTTCCAGCTATTGTATTTGCCATTTTCTTCGTCTTGAATGGTTTGATCTGGGGTGAGAAATCCTCTGGTGCAGTCCCATTCGGCACCATGTTTGCTCTCGTCTTCCTGTGGTTTGGAATTTCAGTTCCGCTTGTCTTCGTGGGTAGTTACATCGGTTTCAAGAAGCCGGCAATAGAGGACCCTGTCAAAACGAACAAAATCCCAAGGCAGATCCCAGAGCAGGCCTGGTACATGAACCCCACCTTCTCAGTCTTAATTGGAGGAATCCTTCCATTTGGAGCTGTCTTTATTGAACTCTTCTTCATCCTGACCTCAATCTGGTTGAATCAATTCTATTACATCTTCGGATTCCTCTTCATCGTTTTCATTATCCTTGTGGTAACTTGCGCCGAGATCACAATTGTGCTTTGCTACTTCCAGCTTTGtagtgaagattatctttggtgGTGGAGATCATATTTAACTTCAGGTTCCTCCGCTCTATACCTCTTCCTTTATGCCACATTCTATTTCTTCACAAAACTTGAAATCACAAAGCCTGTCTCCGGAGTATTGTATTTCGGCTACATGACCATTGTTTCCTACGCATTCTTTGTCTTAACTGGAACGATTGGTTTCTATGCATGTTTCTGGTTCACAAGGCTCATTTATTCATCGGTGAAGATTGACTGA